GTATATACGGCACGAAGGACGATCTCTACGATAGGCTGAAGCGTCACGCGTATCCCGGGAAGAAAGGTACAAGTTTGAATGCAGATACACATTGAAccaaatttgaaataaaaggaCATCAGGGGTTCGTTGatcagcatatatatatatatatatataaatataaaaaaacatatatatatataaaataaaaaaaaaaacgggcgATCGACCACTTTACTTTTGTCACTAATAATTAGCGTTAAAAAGCCGAGATATTGCGACGTTTGTATTACTAGAAAAAAGGATCATTCCTCTCATCCTACCGCATCGAAGCTTGAAAATCTACTACGCAATGTAACTCGGCCAATCGAGAGATATTTGCCATGTTTACGTTAGTGACGAAGGAACATTTATTTTCCAGACAAGAGTGATAGTGACAGCGAAGGTCAGTGAGTCGTCGTCCCTGTCCCacggtgagagagaaagaaagaaagaaagaaagagagagagagagagagagagaaagaaagagagagagagagagaaaagaaagaaaaagaatgaagttTAAGCAAAGCCCGAGTAtgcagaaaagaagaagggagaactTTCAAGAGGAAAAGTTACTCAGTCGATATGGGTCACATTATTTATTACCTCCCTAtataagtaaagaaaagaaatgaaaacaaaacaaaaaaaaaacaggaaaaagaaaagaacgatcaTCTACGACGTGTCTCACAAGATCCTATGGTATCCGTAGTCCTccatgaaagaagaaaggttgCGATTCTGCTTTCTTCGGATCACGTGACTCACTTGGATGAGACGACCAGTGTCTACGATACGCAAAATGGATAGATGCccattaatcgataaaaaaaagtgaaatcaTTCAGTCCTGAAATgacgatcgataaaacgattGTTGTTTCGGCACAAAACCATCGATTAATCATTGTTAATCTCGCGTTTATGGGATCGAtcgaaaacataattttttttttcttcacagttccgatcgataatataatatatgattatatatacacacatatatatatgtgtatatatatatatatgtatatatatatacacacatatatatatgtatatatatatatacacatatatatatacacatatgtatatatatatgtacatattatatatatatatatatatatatatatatatatatatatatatatatatattatacgtgcGAGATTCGAATAAATCGCGCGCGTAAAAATGCACGAGAtaatgagaggaaaaaaaaacaaagagactaCGAAACGAGattgtaatttttgtaatttaatacCAAGTAGATAATAAGGAACACAAACGCGCGGATACACTTACAGACACATTCTTGATTAACTCCTACGAGTAATGGTGCGAACAAGAGTGTGTTTGTATGTTAAAcgtcattatataaataagtgaatttatattttgttactataaatatgtatcacgttgtaatataatagatacgtAAGCGTTCTAgcatatatctattaatcgaAAAATGCTCTAAcgtgtaatatgtatatcgaagACGAGTCGACGAGaagagtttttctttttccattttgtttttttttcttttttttttttttttttttttgtttctttcaattttaatatacttatcACTTAAAGCTTTGTATACATCGTTCATtgtacatgcatgcatacatatatagaatataatacgataagaacgatcgataaacGTAATCAATAATGAGAACGAGATGTCAGTCGTTCTATCTTGAATCGTTTCTCGAGTCCATTGACCCGATAAGATTATAAGAATTTGCATAAAATATTGCCCTTTCTTcgctagtatatatatatatatattattttatatatatatataaaataatatatatatatatatatatatatatatatatatataaaataacagaagagaagaacaaaacaaaattttcaagtTGATGGAGAACGAGCAGCGAAGTCACGCAATTGAATGGAACGATGTCCAATAATTGCGCACGAAGTTCTTTACatcaataaaagatatatatgtacatacataacacacaaatacatatacataaatatatagtaaatagaCTTCATTCTTATAATTTCGTCTGGTTCGATCGTGaaattcgtaaatattatctataagaaaaaaaaaaaaaagaaaaaaaaaatagaaatgaaaaaaaaaagaatgaaccgTAATGTACATTGAACGATGTCTATGACgccactttttatttttaccttgTTAAAACTCTTTAACAGATAattgttttcccttttttttttttttttattaataaaatatatttcattaaagatAGTCAATTATGATAACGCACATGTGTCTAGGAAGATTATTATACAACGTCGTGGTACAAAGGTGAGTATCGATGTTACGGTAAATTTCCTAAGTAGTATGAGGAAAGAGCCAAAAATAGTACTTTgatatttagaataattttccgTTCATTTTCATAGGTATTACccgatacattttttctttgaagacaaaactctcttgtttcttctctttaccgGTACCAGATAGAAGACATTTCTTGATACAATCCGACAAATTTTGTACTGGTGTTGTACTTTGACAAAACTTGTTCGTATCTATAGAGACGAAATCGTTATCCTCCTCTTCATCATCCATAACGGAATCAAGATCGCTCGTGTCGCAATTTATTTGCATATTCTCTGCATCATGGATGTTTTCATCTGAATCACTGGCGACAGATTCCGCCAGACTGTTTATTGCtaacaatagaaatataacGTATTCGACGCATACTAAATTAACGGAAACGTCATAACCAGTGCCGGATTAAGCCGTACAGGCAATGGAAACAATTGGCTCAGACATTGTAAAAAAGTAATCTCCAAcacaatataaatttatattatataataaatttaatttaatatttaattgattataaattaatatcccTTTGTTCAATTAAATATCCCTTTTGTTAGAAgcgatagaaaacaaaaaatatacaaaatttcgtGATTTTgtggataaaatattttaagaatacgATGTGCAATAcctaatgataatgatttttaattttttttatggaagaccatatattcttttaattaattagatatcttaatcaattatttaaaaaaagaaattattagacAATTATATGATTAAAGTTAATACATAAGTAGATATTAACGTCTACAATTATAtgacaaataaatacatatcaaatgtaaacaattttaagaggccataaaaaatgaaaaacatataaaacaaTCTTACAATAAGTTTAGTTACTACCTTACAAAAGttgttaattgaaaataataactttacaATTGatgtataatgataaaaaaaacttacttaatttaataaatgttaaaagtgTTCACTATTTTCTTGTGAATCATATATCTTGCAATACTTTTTGGtacattttataacatttcagATATTACTTGATTaacatatttcataatttttgcTAGCAGTACTTCTTAATTTCACTTTCACTAAGATAAACATTACTATTTCTATAagttaatatatctataacttTGAGCGTAtacttctttaataatttttttttttaataattgtttagaatatctaattaattaaattaattaaaaatcaatcttaatttataatcaaccTACccagtatatttattatttcatcatttGCATGAATATTTGAGAATATATATTGTccttaattgatttattttaataggaatcaaaaaatttttacaacgCCTCGGGCCTCTTAAAGACTAAATCCGCCACTGGTCATAAGTCAATTTTCACGAACACACGtaggtgtatgtgtgttttatataatcaCATACTAATACATATAACTATGATTCTTGGAAAAAATGGTACTCGAATTcacgaaaagatatatatatatatatatatatatatatatataaacgtgtatatatatatatatatatatatataaatacatatataaatacgatcgATAAGTTTTCAGTCCTACGAAATATACATCATTGATAAGATTACTATAATACTTTCacattaaaattagaaaaaaaaaataatgataaggaaaataatcgtatataaatagtatatacTCTTTATGAAATGACTATAATCGTATAAATcacattttttcataataattatataaagataaaccAAATTATTATCCAATAGTTCTTTCACTAATTTGATTACGAATAAATAGTATTATAACTTGATAATAACTTCAGTGAAGAATATAACATAGGTTATCGTAAACAAGAAGCGATCTATATACtgacacttttttttataattaccttatataatacgtaccaattttatctttaatggCAGATAATATTTTCAGAATGCTTAGATCATTTGGGTTCTGTTTTAAAACTAAGCATAACAAAATTTCAagtatattagataatatacaattatcaatataattatcaataatgatCATTCATTATCCATTATCTCTTATTAAGTTACGAAATTTACaggttatgtatgtatgaataaatCTCACCTAAAGATCCAACTTCAATTGCATCGTCATAATTTTCAGTCATAATAGCAAGAAGAAACtacaattatatgtatatttatatatatatcgaatgttttattttttaatcataatcaaAGATCATTGGAACAGGTTTGATCGATACGTGAGTCATTGGGATAATTTGTTCCtttcacattttttctctcggaTCGTTCAACCTAGTCTTTTCGATTACTAATATTTTCACATACCTTTAGTCGATCTTCATAGTTTATACAATTCTTTTTACTCATCTTTAATAATCCTCAATAAACTAACATCTTCATATTCGATTACGAaagagtattattttttacgaaaaagtaTGTTACatcttttaaaatacattttaaaataattttaatcg
This portion of the Vespa velutina chromosome 4, iVesVel2.1, whole genome shotgun sequence genome encodes:
- the LOC124948787 gene encoding uncharacterized protein LOC124948787; the protein is MSKKNCINYEDRLKFLLAIMTENYDDAIEVGSLVLKQNPNDLSILKILSAIKDKIAINSLAESVASDSDENIHDAENMQINCDTSDLDSVMDDEEEDNDFVSIDTNKFCQSTTPVQNLSDCIKKCLLSGTGKEKKQESFVFKEKMYRVIPMKMNGKLF